GCGCCTGATAGGCAGAGCGGACCCGCTTGGCAAGAGGCTGTAGGCCGGGTGATACATTCGCGCCGCAATGGGGCGATCACACGAATGGTGATGGTTTGGCCCCTTTCGCTGGGCCCGTGCCTGCGTTAGAAGGCACCGTTCGCCAGAGAAGGAGTCCCTTGCGATGGGCTATAATGTCGTTGTTGTCGGTGCCACGGGTAACGTGGGCCGTGAAATGCTTAACATCCTAGCGGAGCGTCAGTTCCCGGTGGATAAGGTTGCTGTTGTGGCTTCGCGCCGGAGCCTCGGGACCGAGGTGAGCTTTGGCGACAAGACATTGACGACCGAGGATCTGGATACGTTCGATTTCACCGGCTGGGACATGGCGTTGTTTGCCGTGGGGTCGGAGGCGACGAAGATTTACGCGCCGAAAGCGGCGAAGGTTGGCTGTGTGGTGATCGATAACTCGTCGCTGTACCGTTATGACCCGGATGTGCCGTTGATCGTGCCGGAAGTGAACCCGCAGGCGGTGCATGGCTATGCCAAGAAGAACATCATCGCCAACCCGAATTGTTCGACCGCGCAGATGGTTGTCGCGCTTAAGCCGTTGCATGATCGTGCCAAGATCAAGCGCGTGGTGGTGAGCACCTATCAGTCGGTGTCGGGCGCCGGGAAAGAGGGCATTGACGAGCTTTGGGATCAAACCAAGTCGATGTACAACCCGACCGATGACAAGCCCGCCAAGAAGTTCACCAAGCAGATCGCGTTCAACGTGATCCCGCATATCGACGTGTTCATGGACAGCGGCGAGACCAAAGAAGAGTGGAAAATGGTGGCCGAGACCAAGAAGATCGTCGATCCGGCGATCAAGGTTACGGCGACCTGCGTGCGGGTGCCGGTTTTTGTCGGCCATTCCGAGGCGATCAACCTTGAGTTTGAAGACTCGCTTGATGAGGACGAAGCGCGCGATATTCTGCGCGAGGCGCCCGGCGTGATGGTGATCGATAAGCGCGAGGACGGTGGATACGTCACGCCGGTGGAATGTGTTGGCGATTTCGCCACCTTCATCAGCCGCATCCGTCAGGACAGCACGATCGACAACGGGCTGAACCTGTGGTGCGTCAGCGACAACCTGCGCAAAGGGGCGGCGCTGAACGCCGTTCAAATCGCCGAATTGCTGGGCCGTGAGGTTCTGAAAAAAGGCTGAGGCCGGTAAGAACGATGACGGGAGGCAGGGGTCGGTGACGGCCTCTGCCTTTTGCGTTTTGGACGGATCAGTTGAGTTTTTGAGTGATCGCGGCCTACACTCTCCTTATCTATTTAAGTTTTGGAGAGTATTATGAAACGCATTCTGACACTTTTAGCCGTTGTTGTTGGCCTTGGCGGGCCAGCGAAAGCCGACCACTATTACGCCACCGCGGACCCGCAGGTGCTTCAGGCGATCAACCAGATCATGACCACGCTTGGGCAGGGCTGCAATATGGGCAATGCGCAGTCGTGCAATGCGATCCCGTTGTTGCAGCAGCAGGCGCATATGATGCTGAGCGCCGGGTATGATTGCCGGATGCAGGGCAACCCGAATGCCTGTGCTTTTTATCAACAGAACATTTGGCAACTGCGCGAAGCACAGCAGCAGGTTCAAATGGCGGCGCAGCAGGGTCGGTTGATGCAGCAGACCGGCAATGCGGCCCCTGGAATGGGGCTGACCCATGCGCAGCGGATGCAGCAAATCCACAATTTTGGTGCACAGAACACCGCCAATTTTAACCAACGCATGCAGACGATGGACCAGAACCACAAGAAGTTCATCGAGATGATCCGCCAGTAAGGCGCGGGCCGGACAATGTGCCGCCCGTGACGGGAGTGATCCGGCGCTGACCAATGCGCCCCGCCCCGCCCCGCCATTATGCGGAGCGGCGATTTCGGCGGGTTTATCGGCTGCTGTGATTAGGGCTGTTGCGGGCGCATGTCGGCCGGGTCGATGCCAGCGACCACATTGGGTTTGGTCATCGCATCGCGGCGGAACGGCTCGCCGAGTTCCTGATTGATCAGGGCTTCGATAAGCGTGGTTTTCCCGGCTTTTTGATCCTTGATCGCCTGATCGAGCGCGCTGGTCAGTTCCTCCATCGTGCGCACGACGACGCCTTGCAGACCGCAGGCCGTGGCGATGCCAGCGTAGGAGACTTGGTTGTCCAGCTCGGTTCCGACGAAGTTGTCGTCATACCAGAGGGTCGAGTTGCGCTTTTCCGCGCCCCATTGGTAGTTGCGGAACACGATCTGGGTGATGGCGGGCCATTCGGGGCGGCCAATGGCGGTAAGCTCGGTCACGGCGATGCCGAACGCGCCGTCACCCGAAAAGCCGACAACGGGCGTATCGGGGCAAGCTATTTTCGCACCGATCACCGAAGGCAGGCCATAGCCACAAGGCCCGAACAGGCCGGGCGCGAGGTATTTGCGCCCTTCTTCAAAGGACGGGTAGGCATTGCCGATGGCGCAGTTGTTGCCGATGTCAGACGAGATGATCGCCTCTTTCGGGAGGGCGGATTGAATGGCGCGCCACGCCATGCGCGGGCTCATCCAGTCGGGTTTGTCGCTGCGGGCGCGTTGGTTCCACGTGGTGCCGGGATCGTCGTCTTCGTGGTCCATGCTGGCGAGTTGCTGTGCCCATGTGGATTTGGTTTTGGCAATCAGCGCCTTGCGGTCGTCGCGCCCCGTGTCACCGGCGCTATCGCTGAGGTTCTCAAGGATCGAGGTGGCGACCTTTTTGGCGTCGCCGACAATGCCGACGCTGACTTTTTTGGTCAGCCCGATGCGGTCGGGGTTGATGTCGACCTGAATGATTTTGGCGTCCTTGGGCCAGTAATCCATGCCATAGCCCGGCAGGGTGGAAAACGGATTGAGCCGTGTGCCGAGCGCCAGCACAACGTCGGCTTGGGCGATAAGCTCCATCCCCGCCTTGGAGCCGTTATAGCCCAGTGGCCCGGCAAAAAGCGGGTGCGAGCCGGGGAAGGCATCATTGTGCTGATAGCCAACGCAGACCGGCGCATCGAGCCGTTCGGCCAGCGCCATAGAGGCCGGGATCGCGCCGCCGAGCACCACGCCCGCGCCGTTGAGGATAACCGGGAACTTGGCGGTGCTGAGCAGGTCGGCGGCCTGAGCAAGGGCGTCTTCGCCGCCGCCGGGGCGTTCGAATGCGACCATATCAGGCAGGTCGATATCAATCACCTTGGTCCAGAAATCGCGCGGCATGTTGATCTGCGCCGGGGCGCTGGCGCGTTTGGCGTTGAGGATCACGCGGTTGAGCACTTCGGCAACGCGCGAGGGGTCGCGGACCTCTTCCTGATAGGCGACGCAATCGGCGAAGAGGCGCATTTGCTCCATCTCCTGAAAGCCGCCTTGGCCGATGGTTTTATTGGCGGCCTGCGGGGTCACCAAGAGGAGCGGCGTGTGGTTCCAATAGGCGGTTTTCACGGCGGTGACGAAGTTGGTGATGCCGGGGCCGTTTTGCGCGATCATCATCGACATTTTGCCGGAGGCGCGGGTGAAGCCATCGGCCATCATACCGCCCGAGCCTTCGTGTGCGCAGTCCCAAAAGGTGATGCCAGCGCGCGGGAAATTATCGGAGATCGGCATGAAGGCCGAGCCGATGATCCCGAACGCGTGTTCGATGCCATGCATTTGCAGGGTTTTCACAAAGGCTTCTTCGGTGGTCATTTTCATGGATGATGTCCCTTTTGGGCGGTCAACAGGCGCGAGTCGCAAGACGCGCGTGGGTTGCTTGAACTTACGGGTGCGGTGAAACGCGGGTTAGGGCCAGTTGGTGCGCCGGATTAGGGCCAGATTGCGCATGGGTCATGCACGGGCGTTTTCGATGGCGGAAGCGATGAGCGCGATGCCCGCGGGAATGAGTTTCGCCGCGATAGAGGAATAGCCAAGGCGGTAGTGGCTGTTGCCTTGGGTTGGGGAGGTGAAGAAGGGTTGCCCCGGTTCGATGAGCACGCCTTGGTCACGCAATTCGAGGCTGAGCGCGGTGATGTCGATGTGGTCGGGCGCGCGCATCCAGAAGGACGAGCCGCCAAAGGCACCGCGCCCGGCAACGGTAAGGTTGTGCTCCTGAATGGCCGCGCTCATCACTTCGCGGCGGTGGCGCAGGCGGTCGCCCATGCGGCGGATCAGGCTGTCGTAGTGGCCAAGCGACAGGAAATAGGCCGCGGTGCGCTGGGTATGGCCGGGCACATGGCGCAGGACCGAGGCACGCAGGGCGCGGACCTCGCGAATAAAGGGGGCGGAGCCGACAAGGTAGCCAAGGCGCAGCCCCGGAAACAGCGATTTCGAGAACGAGCCGACATAGATCACCCGCCCGTCCCGGTCGAGCGATTTGAGCGCGGGGGAGGGCGGCGACAGGAAGGACATTTCGAATTCGTAGTCGTCCTCGACGATCAGGGCATCAAGGTCGCGGGCGCGTTCCAAAAGGGCGTGCCGCCGGGCGAGGGGCATGGTTGCCGTGGTCGGGCATTGGTGGCTGGGCGTGGTGAAGATGACATCGGTTCCATCGGGCAGGGCATCGGGCGGCAGGCCGTCGGCATCAACCGCGAGGGGCGTCACATGGCAACGCGATTGCTCCAGAATATCGCGCAGGGCCGGGTAGCAGGGGTCTTCGATGGCGGCTGTGCGGCGCTGGGTCAGGAGCGACCTGCGCGGCGAGCCAAAGGGCATTTTGGGCCCCCATGGTGACGAGGATTTCTTCGGCTCCGGCCATGATCCCGCGCCGGGGCAGGATGTTGCGGGCGATGAAGGAGACAAGCTCGGGGTCGTCCTGATCGTAGTAGTCCGAGGTGAGGGAGGCGAAGTCTTTTTGCCCCAATGCCTGCAAGGCGCATTGCCGCCAGTTGGCGTGGTCAAACAGGCGCGGATCGGTTTGGCCATAGACAAACGGATAGCGATAGGAGCGCCAGTTGAGCGGCTTGGTGGGGGTCGAGCCACCGGAAAACCGCTGGCCGATGAGGCGGGGCCAATCGACGGCGTCCTGTCGCGGGGATTGCGGCGGAAAGGCGGGCGGTTCGGGTGCTGTTTCCGAGACGAAATAGCCAGAGCGGCCCCGCGCGGTGAGATAGTCAGACGCAACCAGTTCGGTATAGGCGAGCGTCACGGTGATGCGTGACACGCCAAGGTGCTGGGCCAGTTTGCGCGAAGAGGGCAGTTTTTCGCCCCGCATGAAGCGGCCCGAGAGGATACCTTCGGCCACCATGGATTGAATGCGCGCCTGCAAGGTGCCTTGCGCGTCCGGGTCGAGGAAGAAAGTGTCTACTGAAATCGCCATGGGGGGCAGCCTAAACTGGACTTAAGCCGTGCGCAAATTGGATGTATGCTATCCCGCCATGCAATGCCGGTTTCAGGGCGTGTTTGCGAAGCCAAGAAGGGGATCGTCGCAGACCTCTTGGATCGTTGGCTTGGGGGCTGATTTCCGCATGTAGCGGTAGTATTCAACCAGATCATTCAGGCCGTTGCCGTAGCCCCCTAGCGCGGCATCATAGGCGGCGCGATTTTGGTTGAACATCGCCTTGCCGGGCTTTTCCCATAGGGGTTCGACAAAGGGTTCACCGGGGTCGGGGAACAGCCCTGCGGCAAACACGGGGAGGCGCATGGTGAGCGATATGCGCTTTGCGCGCGCTTTGTCGGCATCGCTCGGCTTGCCAAGGATGGGGTTGAGCGCGTGCGTTTTTTGTTCGAGCTTTAATTGCTGGACGAAGCCCGTGAGCACATTGAGCCTGCGCTGTTCATCGGCGTTGGGTGACGGGTTGAGGAAAAGCGGGGCGATGGCGCGGACCTCGCAAGCGGCCAGTCGGGCGATTGACAGGCTGTGGGTTATTGGAAGCGATTGGGCGGCGGCGATTGCGGTGTCATCGGCGCGGTAGAAATCAAGCTTGAGCGCTCCGGTGTTGAGCTGAAAACCGGTTGGCGTGCTGTGCAGGGTGGCGTTGTTCAGCAGGGCGAGCATCGGGGTGGTATAGAGCGCATGGGCGGGTTTGCCGGTGTATTTTTCGGCGCTAGGCTCGATCGGGGCGTCGGTGTCGATTTCGACATTGCTAAGCGTGAGCGTGTCACCGGTGAGCGCCAGTTGAGCCGTGGCCGCGCGCGCGTCGTAGATACAGTTTTCCCCACGCTCGCAGGCTTGGAAATTGAGCGGCAAGGGGTAAGAAAAGCGAAGCACAAGGGTGTCCCCTTGGATGCTGAGAACCGTGTAGCGCGCCAGAATGCTATCGGGCCAAACATAGGTGCCAAGCAGGAATTGACCCTGTGGCAGCGGGTCGGCGCGCAAGGCAGCGGCAAAAAGGCCGAAGGTCGCGAGGATTGCAAATGCGAGGTGGCGAAACATTGGTGCGGCGCTTTCTTTGCTGAGGTGTATCGGTGCCAGAAGGCAGAAATCCTGCCGAAAAGGCAAGCCGGACGCCGGGTGCGAGCGCCGCAGAACCGGTGAAACAGCAACGGGCCACGCGCATGGCGTGGCCCGTCGAGGGTGTGTCAAAACATGCGCCCCGGATGCGGGGCGACGTCGATTGTGCGTCAGCCGAACACTTTGGTCAGCGCCTTGTCGACCGTTTCGGTGATCTGGTCGATGTCATCGGCGGTTGAGATCAGCGCGGGCGAGAAACAGAGCGTGTTGTTAAAGCCCGGCACGGAGCGGTTGGTCGCGCCGATGATGACGCCTTGGG
This genomic window from Rhodobacteraceae bacterium D3-12 contains:
- a CDS encoding aspartate-semialdehyde dehydrogenase, whose product is MGYNVVVVGATGNVGREMLNILAERQFPVDKVAVVASRRSLGTEVSFGDKTLTTEDLDTFDFTGWDMALFAVGSEATKIYAPKAAKVGCVVIDNSSLYRYDPDVPLIVPEVNPQAVHGYAKKNIIANPNCSTAQMVVALKPLHDRAKIKRVVVSTYQSVSGAGKEGIDELWDQTKSMYNPTDDKPAKKFTKQIAFNVIPHIDVFMDSGETKEEWKMVAETKKIVDPAIKVTATCVRVPVFVGHSEAINLEFEDSLDEDEARDILREAPGVMVIDKREDGGYVTPVECVGDFATFISRIRQDSTIDNGLNLWCVSDNLRKGAALNAVQIAELLGREVLKKG
- the xsc gene encoding sulfoacetaldehyde acetyltransferase, producing the protein MKMTTEEAFVKTLQMHGIEHAFGIIGSAFMPISDNFPRAGITFWDCAHEGSGGMMADGFTRASGKMSMMIAQNGPGITNFVTAVKTAYWNHTPLLLVTPQAANKTIGQGGFQEMEQMRLFADCVAYQEEVRDPSRVAEVLNRVILNAKRASAPAQINMPRDFWTKVIDIDLPDMVAFERPGGGEDALAQAADLLSTAKFPVILNGAGVVLGGAIPASMALAERLDAPVCVGYQHNDAFPGSHPLFAGPLGYNGSKAGMELIAQADVVLALGTRLNPFSTLPGYGMDYWPKDAKIIQVDINPDRIGLTKKVSVGIVGDAKKVATSILENLSDSAGDTGRDDRKALIAKTKSTWAQQLASMDHEDDDPGTTWNQRARSDKPDWMSPRMAWRAIQSALPKEAIISSDIGNNCAIGNAYPSFEEGRKYLAPGLFGPCGYGLPSVIGAKIACPDTPVVGFSGDGAFGIAVTELTAIGRPEWPAITQIVFRNYQWGAEKRNSTLWYDDNFVGTELDNQVSYAGIATACGLQGVVVRTMEELTSALDQAIKDQKAGKTTLIEALINQELGEPFRRDAMTKPNVVAGIDPADMRPQQP